From the Musa acuminata AAA Group cultivar baxijiao chromosome BXJ3-7, Cavendish_Baxijiao_AAA, whole genome shotgun sequence genome, one window contains:
- the LOC103992617 gene encoding protein DETOXIFICATION 54-like: MAEGRDSEAAAVGGGGGGTARLVAGELRELWSMAAPITALNCLVYLRAMVSVVCLGRLGPLELAGGALSIGFTNITGYSVLFGLASGLEPLCSQAYGSRNWELISLSLQRTILLLLLVAVPIAVLWVNLGPILVALGQDPAITAVAATYCLHSLPDLLTNALLQPLRVFLRSQGITRPMATCSAAAVLLHIPLNVLLVFVLRLGVPGVALAAVVTNLNMALFLLGYLRVSRACELTWRGWSRAALRGLSPVLRLALPSCVGVCLEWWWYEIMTVLAGYLPDPTAAVGATAVLIQTTSLMYTVPMALAACVSTRVGNELGAGRPNRAKMAALVALGCAVVIGVIHVVWTTIFREQWARLFTADASVLRLAAAALPLLGLCELGNCPQTTGCGVLRGTARPAVGARINLLSFYLVGAPVAVGLAFQLRVGFGGLWYGLLTAQAVCVVLVLAVVLLRTDWQVEALRAKKLTNLEFPVIAEEGMGLMITDSDDDEAVQV; encoded by the exons ATGGCGGAGGGAAGAGACAGCGAGGCGGCCGCGGTGGGTGGGGGCGGCGGAGGGACGGCAAGGCTGGTGGCTGGGGAGCTACGAGAGCTGTGGAGCATGGCGGCGCCGATCACCGCCTTGAACTGCCTGGTTTACCTGCGGGCGATGGTGTCGGTGGTGTGCCTGGGGCGGCTCGGTCCTCTGGAGCTGGCCGGCGGTGCGCTCTCCATCGGGTTCACCAACATCACCGGCTACTCCGTGCTCTTCGGCCTAGCCTCCGGCCTCGAACCGCTCTGTTCCCAGGCCTACGGTTCTCGCAACTGGGAGCTCATCTCCCTTTCTCTCCAGCGCACCATCCTGCTCCTGCTGCTGGTCGCCGTTCCCATCGCCGTTCTCTGGGTCAACCTAGGCCCCATCCTCGTCGCCCTGGGGCAGGACCCCGCCatcaccgctgtcgctgccacctaCTGCCTCCACTCCCTCCCGGATCTCCTCACCAACGCCCTTCTCCAGCCCCTCCGCGTCTTCCTGCGCTCCCAGGGCATTACCCGACCTATGGCCACCTGTTCCGCCGCCGCCGTCCTCCTCCACATTCCTCTCAACGTCCTCCTCGTCTTCGTCCTCCGCCTCGGCGTCCCCGGCGTGGCGCTCGCCGCCGTCGTCACCAACCTCAACATGGCCCTCTTCCTGCTCGGCTACCTCCGCGTGTCGCGCGCCTGCGAGCTCACCTGGCGGGGCTGGTCCCGGGCGGCCCTCCGCGGGCTCTCCCCGGTGCTCCGCCTCGCGCTCCCCAGTTGTGTCGGCGTCTGTCTCGAGTGGTGGTGGTACGAGATCATGACCGTGCTCGCCGGCTACCTCCCCGACCCCACCGCCGCTGTCGGCGCTACCGCCGTCCTCATCCAGACCACCAGCCTCATGTACACCGTCCCCATGGCTCTCGCCGCTTGCGTCTCCACCAGG GTGGGCAATGAGCTGGGCGCCGGGAGGCCGAACCGGGCGAAGATGGCGGCGCTGGTGGCTCTCGGCTGCGCGGTGGTGATTGGCGTCATCCACGTCGTGTGGACCACCATATTCCGGGAGCAGTGGGCGAGGCTGTTCACGGCGGACGCGTCGGTCCTGCGCCTAGCGGCAGCGGCGCTGCCGCTCCTGGGGCTGTGCGAGCTGGGCAACTGCCCGCAGACCACCGGGTGCGGCGTGCTACGGGGGACCGCGAGGCCGGCCGTGGGGGCCCGGATCAACCTGCTGTCTTTCTACCTGGTGGGCGCGCCGGTGGCGGTCGGGTTGGCGTTCCAGCTCCGGGTCGGCTTCGGCGGGCTGTGGTACGGCCTCCTGACGGCGCAGGCGGTGTGCGTGGTGCTGGTGCTGGCCGTGGTGCTGCTGCGCACCGACTGGCAGGTGGAGGCGCTGCGTGCGAAGAAGCTAACCAACTTGGAGTTCCCGGTTATAGCCGAGGAGGGGATGGGGCTAATGATCACCGACAGTGATGATGATGAAGCCGTTCAAGTATAG